The stretch of DNA TTTTAAACAAGTTGTTTCTTTCTGGCTTCCTCACCATCAGTGGCCTGTTATTAGTCAGCACGCTATATTTTTTCTTCTTTAATGATCGAATTCCTACAGCTTCATTACTTTATGATAGCCAGGGGAAACCATTACCTGCACCTTACAGTTATAAAAACTTTCCACCCTTAGGAACTGACAATTTTGGACGTGATTTATTTATCGTCATGCTTGTAGGCGCAAAATATACAATTGCAGCGGCATTGATTATTACATTTCTCCGCGTTTTCCCATCCATTTGGATTGGGCTTATTATTCATTTCTTCCTTCAGAAAATTGAAAAACCCCTTAAATCAATAGCGGATGCATTTAATTACTTCCCAATGACTTTATTGGCCTTTCTACTATTGAACGGAATCTTAATTTCAGAAGTGGAGATGATTCTTGTAGATGGTGCCTTAATCAAAGGGCCGGAGCCATTGCCATATTTGAGCAGGATACTATTCTATTTCGTTATTTTTGCCCTTCTATTTATTCCAACAAATTCGATCTTGATTGCAAATGAAGTAAAGTCCATTTATAAGAAGGAATTTATCGAAAGTTCAAGGACGCTTGGTGCCAGTAATTGGCGAATTGTCACCAAACATATCAAACCTTTTTTAGTTCCTCAACTGGCGATTATTTTCTTAAGGGATTTCATTCACACGCTGATTTTGATGTCCCATTTAGCTGTTCTTGGGTTATTCATTGGAGGATATATGAGACGTGGAGATTTATTTGGCTTTACAAAACAAATCTCCAATTCAAACGAATGGGCTGGTTTGCTTGGAATGTGGTGGGAATTTTTATGGACATCCTATCCGTGGATTGCTTTCATTCCAATTCTGTTTATTTCGCTTCTAATCCTTTCTGCTAAAGGGATGATGGAAGGCTTGACGAGAGTATTAGCAGCTGTCGATAGCATGAGGGAGCCTGTTCAAAAACGAATTGAAATTGAAACCATTAAAGGTGATCGTCCATTTGAGAGGATTCATTTATCCAACGTTAAATTAATCAAATGAAGTGGTCTGAATATGATTTTATTCATAGTATCAAGGGAGACTTAGAATTTCTTTTTGAGAAGGGAACAGTTAGCACACCACAAAATATCTTGGTGAACGGGGCAATGGCGACTGTAAATTACAAAAAGGGCAAGGGTACCATTACTATGAAATATATTTAATAACAATGATACATACGCTTATTAACTAATAGGACTTTACTTCAAAAGAGGAATGTCTTTCTTTTATCTTTTGGCAGAGGTATTCATTACAAATTCGTAAAATGGATGTGAGAAGCCGATGAAGAATTTTACGTATATCAATATCCTTCTAATGTTAATTATCCTTCTAGTTGGTTGCAACACGGTCGGTAATGACAGTATCAAAGGAGGAACGCAAAAAGCTGATAGATATAAACTCGAGGTAAAGGGCGTAGATAATGTTGATGTTCTGGATACCCATGGAGGAGTTGAGGGCTGGGAACAAATGCAGGGTTTCTATGACAACATACAGAACGGGATTGCTTCAGATTTACGTATTGTCCACTACACGATTGAAGGAGCCCCAATAGTAACTGATTTAACATATAACGGAGAATCTCTTGAAGTGAAGAACGATTATAGCAGAGACACTTATGGAAGTGGCGAAATCATTACCAACAAATGTGGCAATATGGTTAAGGAAGCTAACGATACCAATCTTTCATATATCGCGATCGACTGTAATTGTATTCCTTATGGGATGGATACCATTTTACAAATAAGCTACGACAGCAGTGAGCAGGATCTTTTTGAGTTTGAGCTGATGTATGGAGAGGAGCTCGAAAATGAAATCAATACTTTAACAAAACAGGCGAAAAAAGAAATCACTGTAAATGAAACAGAAGTAATGGCCGATTTTGATTTACCACCACATATAAAGCAAGAGGTGTTTAAAAGATTAGTGTTTGCAAATTACTTAGCTGAAAAAGATCTGAAGGCGATGTGTGATATTGAGGATATAATGAACTATCAATTAAAGGTGCACATTAACAGTGGTCAACGAGTATTTCGCTGGGCTGCATGCGACCAAAGCGTGGATGGTGTGAAATTAACAGAGGTTGCAGAATACATTATCGAGCAATCTGATAAGAAGCAAAGTGTTGAACCAGAAATCAAAGTTCAAGGTTATGTCCTAGAAATGACGAAGGATACAATGTTAATAGTTGAAGAAATTAATATGCTTGATTTTGAATGGATCAAGTTGAACTGCCTCAATCAGATATGAATTCGTTTGTGTTTGACTTTACCAATTTAGAAGGCGTCAATACCACGGAGTTCAGTATTGGCGATAAAGTTCAAGCAACCTTAAAAGGAACTGTAAGAGGATCCAAACCAGGATCTGCAAATGTGAAAGAAATTAAGAAGATAGAGATAAATGCAAACGACTAATTTAGTGTCGGATTATTCTCCCTTTAAATGTAAAGGGGATTCTAGGATTAAACAAAAGGAGTGAGAGAATGTTTCCTATATTAGAAACTGAACGGTTAGTTTTGAGAGAACTCATTGAATCTGATGCATTAGATATATTAAATTGTTTCTCTAATTCAGATGTATTGCGTTATTACGGACAAAATCCATTAACAAGTGTAGATCAGGTAAAACAAATTGTCAGGAATTTTTCGAAGAATTACGATGAAAAAAGTGGTATTAAATGGGGAATTGAAATGAAAGGTACGGATGGAATTATCGGAACAATTGGGTTACAAGATTGGTCAAAAGGACATAAGCGAGCAGATATAAGCTATGCACTTTTTCCTGAACATTGGGGCAAAGGATATGCGACTGAAGCTGTTAGTAAAGTGATTTCCTATGGTTTTAAAGAACTTGGTTTAATGCGGATTGGAGCAGTTGTTTTCGTTGAAAATAAAGCATCTAATGAGCTATTAACAAAATTAGGCTTTGTAAAAGAAGGAACTTTGAGAAATTATATGTATCAAAATGATGTTCCGTTTGATACTGATATTTATTCTTTGTTAAAGTGAAAACCATTGGGAATAACAAATTGTTATAGAACAAACGAGTGCTTATGAGATTAAGAGCTATGATACAAATTCGCATTCACAAATTTTTTCGTTTGAAAAAATGAAATGGATTAATTCCTTTAAGCAGGTGGAGCAGAATGAAAACGTTATTAGAACTGCTACGTATCGTTATTATCTTTACATTTTTTGGTACTTTGGGTGGGGGTCATCAGGGCATGTCTATTTGTTGAAACAATATTTAAATGAATCTCAGAAAGTTGAATGTGTTGAGCTCTCTTTTTTGTAGATTGTGACTAATTATAAGAGGGGTAATGAATAATGAAACTTCTACTATCAATAGTGTTATTTGCACTTTTAGGTTATTTTCTATTTATTATGGGTCCGATCATTGGTGGGTGCATTGCTTTTGGAATTGTTGTTGGTTCCTTGGTTAAAGGGGTCTCCTTACTTAACGAAATTCACAAAAGACTTGGTATCCTTGCACCCACTCCTGATACAGACTCTAAAAATGTTATAGGAGATGATGGCTCATCAAATCATCTCAAAGATAAAGATGCTTATTTAAAATATCTAAAAGAAAAAAACAACCTTTCTTAAAGTAAAGAAAAGGCAAATTAGTTGAATAACAAATAAAGGGAAAATTGAGAATGTGGGCATCATTCAACTAAGTGCAGATGTTCTTGAACTAACTGATAGGTAAAAAGAGAATATACGACTTTATACACAAAATATGAGGTAACTTTTTGGGAGAGAAAATTTATAACTGTGATTATTAACGATCTAATTGATTCAAAATCAGAAGAACATGAAAGTTACGTTATCCAAGCTATTAATTTAGGGATATCAATTTAAAACTTAAGGGGCATAAAAAACTTAAACGTTTAATTCCTTATACAACTAACGAATGCGTTACTCTAACTCCTGTTTATAGAACAACTCACAGTGAAGATAGGCATCAACGGCATCTGTCTTCACTTTTCCTAAACTTAATCCTCTTGCTTTGTATGAAATCAACGGATGATAATAATTAATAAATATCCTCGTTCTTCCAAGTAATGACAACAGGAGTTTGATAATACCCTGTAACTTCTAAAACTAGTGATGGCCTCTTACCAGTCACTCTTTTCACATCCTCAAGAAACGCTTTTCAAGATAACTAAGCCCCTCAACAGTATGAGGCACTTTAAACTCTTACGATATGGTTTGCCTTTATCAAAAAAATGCTTGAACTTGACTTTCCCCTTTTGAAACATCCAGACCAACGACTGGATTCATTCTAAATCCTCCACATAAACTAGTAATTTGCCAGTAACACAGGCAGTCATTTATGCCGTACGAAATCAACTTGTTCCGTTTACTTATTTAAAAATCACTTATAAAAAAATGTCCTGTCCCTTATTATGTCACTCTTGGTATAGTACTTTTGTTTTAAGCAGGTATAGAACCAAGAACAGCACAAGATACATCCTATGTTTAATTTTCAGAAAAGTGGAAATGTGGGATGATGAGGGTTAATTGGGTGATGTTTCTGAATATTGAATAAACCCCCAGTTGATACTAGATTAGTTGAAAAATTTTAATAACTTGATGTTGAAAGACAGATCAGTGTATTAAATGTGAAGTTAAGTCATCAGCACGAAACCTTTACATTTTTACAAATATATTAATCTACTATTTAGTTAGGCAGGGGAGAGGTTTAATGAGGAAAAGGAGAAACAAAAAAATTATTATTAGAATCATTGTTTCGTAAGTCATTGCACTACATATGTAATAAAGTGACTGGGAGGAAAGAAAATGGAAAAAAAAGCAAACAACAAAAGTAAGGTCTTAAAAAGCTTAGCTGTATTTGCTCTATCATCTAGTTTTATTTTAGGTTCTATTGTACAAGTACCTACTACTGCGAAAGCGGTTAGTTATTCTAATACTGAAAATATACTTGCTAATTTAACACCAGAACAAAGAGCAGCACTTAACCAGTTGACCACAAATGAATCAACAGGTCTTCAAATTTCTTCAGATACAGATTTAAATTCAACGAAACAGACTTCTGTCATTATTGAGTTTGTAAATAAGCCTGCCAAAGTCGCACAAATTGAAGCAAGTGTAGAGGGAAAACAATTATCTGCGGAAGATGCATCAAATTTAGTTGATAAAGATCATGCTACTTTCAAAAAAGATGTCCAACAATTATTATCAGAGGATAATAATAAAAAGGTAGAATTTAAAATTAATCGTTCCTTTAAAAATGCATTTAATGGTGTTTCAATGAGTCTCCCAGCAAATCAAATTCAAAACCTATTAAAATCAAAAGTAGTAAAATCAGTTTGGAGCAACGAAACATTTACAATAGATCCACCTACCGCTGATAGCGAACAATTAAAAGCGGATGAAGCAAATGTGCCGAATTATGCGCCTTATGATGGACTAGATCGTCTACATGCAGAAGGCTTTACTGGTGAAGGAATTAAAGTCGGGATACTTGATACAGGAATGGATTACAACCATCCTGACTTAAAGGATGCCTATAAAGGCGGATTTGATTTTGTCGATGATGACAATGATCCAATGGAAACAACTTATGCCGATTGGAAAAAATCAGGTAAACCAGAAATAGGTAGTGGTCGTGCCTACTATACTGAACATGGTACACACGTTGCGGGTATTATTGGCGGCCGAGGTTTAGCTGATAGTGAATATAAAACATTAGGTGCAGCACCAGAAGCTGATCTTTATGCTTATCGTGTACTTGGTGCATATGGGTCAGGTACAACTGATGACATTTTGGCCGGAATCGATCGTGCTGTGAAGGACGGTATGGATGTTATTAATATGTCTTTAGGCAATTCTTTAAATGATCCCCTTTACGCGACTTCCATTGCTGTAAACAATGCCGTTTTAAGTGGGGTAACGACCGTTGTGGCAGCGGGGAATAGTGGAGATAAAATGTATACACTAGGTTCACCTGGAGCTGCGGCATTGGCCCTAACGGTTGGTGCATCTACTGTTGCACTTGATGTCTATCAATATGCTGGTGTACAGAATGGGGTCAATTATTCATTAAGACAGCTAGCAAGAAACTATAAAGATGATTTAACGCAATTAAAAGGAAAAACCTATCAACTTGTTGATGTTGGACTAGGTAGACCTGCTGAATTTAATGGAAAGATCTTAGATGGTAATATCGCGCTCATTAAGCGGGGCTCGATTGCCTTAATAGATAAAATTAAAAATGCAAAAGCAAAAGGTGCCATTGGGGTACTTATGTATAATGATGAAATAAATAGTGCAGAAGGTTCCATCCAGACATTTTTAGGTGAATCAGTAGATGCGGTTCCTACATTCTCTGTCACAAACACTGAAGGACTAGCTATCGTAGCAGCTGTTAAAGCGGGTAAAACAGATATTACTTTCGGCGATTATTCGAAAGTAAAAACGTCTGGCAATGAATTAGCAGCTTTCAGTTCAAGAGGTCCATCACGTGTAAATTATGATATTAAACCAGAGGTAGTAGCACCTGGTGCTGCCATTCTTTCCACTGTTCCATTTTATATAAATGATAAAACAGTCGATGGGACTAAACCAGAGGACTATAAATATGGCTACTCCCGTTTATCTGGTACGTCGATGGCAACGCCTTATGTGGCAGGTGTATCCGCGTTACTATTACAAGCGAACAACAATCTGGAACCAGCAGACATTAAATCTATTTTAATGAATACAGCTGATCCGTTATCAAAAGATTATAGTGTATTTGAAGTCGGTAGTGGTCAAGTTGATGCCTATGAAGCCGTTCACTCAAATGTTGAGATTCAAGTAGATGATCGAACAGCTACTCTTAATCATAAAAATGAGAAAACAATAAGAGAATTAACTGGTGGATTTAGCTTTGGATCGATTGGGTTTGATGACCAGGATATTTCAGAAGTTAGAAATTTTAAGTTAAATAATCGAAGTGAAAAAGCTAAAACATTTAATGTAAATGTGAAATTCCAAACTGGAATAAGAGACTCAAAGGATGCTGCTTTAAATAATGTCACATTAGATGGGCCAACTTCAGTCAATATAGAAGGAAATAGCCAGAGAGTTATCAAATTTAATCTGTCTATTCCAAAGACAGCTGAAAAAGGAACGTATGAGGGATATATCGTATTGACAAATAATGAAGATCCAACGGAAAACTACCAAATTCCATTTGGTGGTCGAGTAGTAAACGAAGGAATTGATACATTCTCGATTACTAATCCGATGTTCTCGGGTGATACAGCTTGGCCAGAAAATGCAGTGAATTACCTTGGATTTAAGTTCCAATTAAAGTCACATATGAAGACGTTAGATGTAATATTACAAGACGCCAAAACGGGTAAAGATCTTGGTTTATTAGGATCTTACAATGGGCATTTATTGCCTGAAAACCAACTATTAACTAATACAAGTGGATTTGCTGGGTCTTACTACCCGTTCACAGGTGATGCGAAAAATCCGATTAGCGATCAATTTGTCATTGCAAAGATGGGTCATTACAAAATAAAAATGGTTGGAACAAATAATGCTGGGAAAACATTCACAAAAGAAGCTCCTTTTATCTACGAGTTTGGAGCACCGACGATGACTTCCACTTTTGATTCGTTAGATCAAAAGGTGATTGAATATGATGTAAGTCAGCTTGATTCAAATGGACAAATGTTATATGACTTTAATATTCATCTTAATGATCCTGAAACAGAAGAGGCAAAAAGTTTAGGTATTCCTGTTGATCAATCAAGCAATTCCGTTGTTTCCTTTTACAATGGACCATGGCCATATGATCCAATCTATACGGATAAAAATGGGGATTACAAGGATCAAATCCTAGTCAAACAACAAGCAGCACCTTTAAAAGTTCAGTTCTATGCCATGGATGCAGCAAGAAACTTTACTGCAGATGCTGGGACAATGCTACGGGTAGCTTTTGTTACGAATACTCGCCCATACTATTATTTAAAAGCAAATAAACAATCTATTTCGAGTGGAGAAACGGTCAATTATTCTATCCGTTCGAACAATATTAAAAACTTAAAAACGGCAAAGATGACTATTCCGGTCATTAAAGACCATGGAGACTTAGGCACCATTAAAAATGTCGTTGTAAGTGATGCAGTGAAGCAATTTGGAGATGCAGAAGTCGCTGTAACCACCACATCAGATACGTTAAATACGTATTATACGATTATATTTAACTATTTAGGAACGAAGGCTTTACCAGAAGATATGCAGTTAGTAAATTTCGACTTACAAACATCTAACCTATATTCGAAAGGTACGACTACCAACTGGTTTGATATGGAGATGAAAGGAACGACCATCGATCAATCAAATGTACAAACAAACAATGTTTATACCTATATGGAGAGTTTTAAACTGAAACCAACCTACTCAAGGTTATGGGGTTCATTACAGTTTGAGGGTATGCTTAATCCTTTAACAGGCGAAAGGAATTTCGCAATAGACCACAGAACCATTGACGCAAAGGTTTCAGTCACCTCTTATGATGGAAAAACAGTTGTTGACGCTCCTATTACAAACAAAACGGGTAGTTACATTGCTGGTGGAATGAAAGCGGATAAAAATCCTTATACAGTGACGGTTGATGTACCAGGTCATTTTACGATGTCTAAGTCTATCGTTTTATCGTATGACGTTCGTGGTGAAATTATCGGAAGGGACATGAGTTATTTATTATCTCCAGGAAAAGCGGGAGATGTTAATAAAGATCATGTAATTGATGTATTAGATGCAATCGAACTTCAAAAAAATTGGGGTAAAAATACATCAGGGTCCGATTTGAACTTCGACGGCACTGTTGATAAAAAGGATATGGACTATGTAATTAAAAACTATGGATTACAAAATGACTCTGTTCCAAAACCCCCTAAAGCGAAAGAAACGTATAAAGGTGTAACGTTAGATGATGTATTAATTAAATTAGGATTAAAATAATCCTAAGCTAGTTTCTATAATCAAAGGAAGAACCATTTTATGACTTACTACACAGTAATTAAATAGGATTTTAAGTAGCCTTAACCCTTTATTTTATTGGGTTAAGGTTTTTTAATTACTTTTGAAATCAATCTCTCAGCTTTCAAAAAGCATCAGTTCCATAAGTGTGCATTTTAAATATCTTCCACAATCGGGGTTCAGTTCATTGATAGGTTTTCTCTGTTTTTTATTATTTCTATAATAGTTCTTAATTGTTCTTAAGAATATAGATCGTATTGAAAAAATATTTTATACCAAATTAACAGTATTTAATAGTTTTGTACAATATTCCCCCAAATTTAGATTCCCTTCATTCATCATTTTCACAAAATAAATAACATAATTTTGCACAACTACATCTTTACGACTAAAAAAACTGATGAAAAAAAGCTATTTTTACCATTTATTAATGAAATATTCCCCCAATTTACACAACTCAAAATATTCTCGATAATTAGCTTATGCAATTGTAATGAATCAACGAAAATAGATGAATTCTAAATAAATTCTTAAAACCTATTAGAATCATTGTTTCGTAAATCATTTCACTACATATGTATTAAAGAGACAGAGACTGGGAGGAAAGAAAATGGGGAAAAAAGCAAACAACAAAAGTAAGGTCGTGAAAAGCTTAGCTGTATTTGCTCTATCATCTAGTTTTATTTTAAGTTCTATTGTACAAGTACCAACTACTGCGAAAGCGGTTAGCTATTCGAATACTGAAAATTTACTTGCTAATTTAACACCAGAACAAAGAGCAGCACTTAACCAAATGACTACAAATGAATCAACAGGTCTTCAAATTTCTTCTGATATTGATTTAACGACAACGGAACAAACCCATGTAATTGTCGAGTTTGCAAATAAACCTGCAAAAGTTGCTAAGATTGAAGCGGCATCAGAAGGTCAACAACTATCATATTCTGAAGCATCAAATTTAGTTGATCAAGATCATGACATATTTCAAAAAGATTTAGGACAAATATTAGTTGATGAAAATAGTAAAAAAGTAAATTATAAGATTAATCGCTCATATAAAAATGCATTAAATGGTGTTTCAATGAGTCTCCCAGCAAATCAAATTCAGAATCTATTAAAATCAAAAGTTGTCAAATCAGTTTGGAGTAACGAAACGTTTACGATTGATCCGCCTGTTCAAGGAAAAGATAATGATCAATTTAAAGCAGATGAATTCAATATTGCAAATTATACACCTTATGATGGATTAAACCGTTTACATGCAGAAGGCTATACCGGTAAAGGGATTAAAATCGGTATTCTAGATACTGGAATTGATTATAACCATCCAGATTTAAAGGATGCTTATAAAGGTGGATATGATTTTGTAGATGATGATAATGATCCAATGGAAACAACTTATGCGGATTGGAAGAAATCAGGAAAACCTGAATCTAATGGATCATCGGTTTATTACACAGAACATGGTACACATGTTGCTGGGATTATTGGAAGCCGTGGAGTAACGGATAGTGAGTATACAACAATTGGAGCAGCACCAGAAGCAGATATTTATGCGTACCGAGTGCTTGGACCATATGGCAGCGGACAAGGTGACGACATAATTGCAGCTGTCGATCGAGCTGTGAAGGATGATATGGATGTTATTAATATGTCATTAGGTAATTCACTTAATGATCCATTATATGCAACTTCAATTGCTGTAAACAATGCAGTATTAAGTGGAGTAACAACCGTTGTTGCAGCGGGGAATAGTGGCGATAAAAATTATACGCTAGGTTCACCAGGTGCTGCAGCCTTAGCGTTAACTGTCGGTGCATCATCTGTTGCAATTGATATTTATCAATATGCAGGTGCACATAATGGGGAGAATTACAATTTAAGACAATTATCAAAAAACTATAAAGATGATTTATCTACATTAAAAGGAAAAACTCTCCAACTTGTTGATGTGGGGCTCGGAGATCCAACGGGTTATGCGGGAAAAGACATAAAAGGGAAATTTGTACTCATGAGCCGAGGAGTTTATACATTGGACTCTAAAATTGCGTATGCCAAGGAACAAGGTGCTGCTGGCGTTATCATGTATAATGATGAAGCAAACAAGGCCGAGGGTGCAATTCAGTCCTTTTTAGGTGAATCAGTTAATGCGATTCCTTCATTCTCTGTTTCAAATGAAGAAGGATTAACGATCTTGGAAGCATTAAAAACTGGTAAAACTGATTTCACATTTGGCGATTTTACTAAGATACAAACAGCATCCGATGAGTTAGCACCATTTAGTTCTAGAGGTCCTTCTCGTGTAAATTATGATATTAAACCAGAGGTTGTCGCACCTGGAGTATCAATCCTTTCAACCGTTCCATTTTATATAAATGATAAAACTGTTGATGGTTCAAAAGCTGAAGACTACAAGTATGCTTATCAACGATTATCAGGTACATCGATGGCAACACCTTATGTGGCAGGTGTTTCAGCATTACTATTACAATCCAATAAGAGTCTCCAGCCTGAAGACATTAAATCAATTTTAATGAATACGGCTGATCCACTTTCAAAAAATTATAGTGTATTTGAAATCGGTAGTGGACGAGTAGATGCATATGAAGCAATTCATTCGAATGTTGAATTTGAAGTAGTAGATCAAACACCTACAAGTATCAATGGAAAACAAAAGTTAATCAAAGAATTAACGGGTGGAATCAGTTTTGGTTCATATGGATTTGATGACCAAGATATTAATGATTCACGTAAGATTACAGTGAATAATAGAAGTGAACAAGCAAAAACATTTAGTGTAAATGTTAAATTCCAAACAGGATTAAGAGGTTCCAAAGATGCAGCTCAAAATGGAGTGACCTTAACAGGTCCAACTTCAGTTAAAGTAAATGGAATTAATCAAAAATCAATTAAATTTGACTTGAACATTCCGAAAACAGCCGAAAAAGGAACATATGAGGGATATATCGTCTTTACAAATAATGCAGATCCAAATGAGCAATATCAAATTCCTTTTGGTGGCCGTGTAGTGTACGAGGGAATCGATACATTAGAACTATTTAATCCAATATATTCAAACAAAATAACAAACGTAACTGCATTTGATTATCCGTTTATGGCTGGTTCATTATCATTAAAATCACATATGAAAACATTAGATGTTGTCATTCAAGATCCAAAGACAGGTGAAGATTTAGGGTTAATTGGAACATTCAATACAGGCGTAATGAATGAAAATCAAGTATATACTCTTTCAAGACTAGTAGGTGCGATTTACTTCCCGTTTACAGGTGATTCAAAAAATCCGATCAGTAGTGATTATAAATTAATTAGACCTGGTCATTATAAATTGAAACTAGTAGGAACAAGTGAAAGTGGAAAAACATTCTCTAAGGCACAAGATTTTATGCTGGAGTATGGAACACCAAATTTTACATCTAGCTTTGATTCGTTAGACCAAAAGGTAATAGAGTATAGTGACAGCGATCTAGATTCAAAGGGACAAATGTTATATGACTTTAAGCTCAACATAAATGATCCTGAAATCGATGAGGCGATAAAGTACGGTATTCCCGTTGATCAATCAAGTAATTCATTTGGTTATTCGTATGCATCACCACTTCCTTCAAAACCTATTCGTGTTGATAAAAATGGTAACTATTCAGATCAAATTTTAGTTGATAGTAAATATGCAAAATTACCGATAGTGTTCTATGCTTTAGATGCTGCAAGGAATGCTTCTTCCTTCAAACACGTTGTATTTACAAAAAATACAACACCTTACTATTATTTGAAAGCAAATAAACAAAGTATAACTACTGGAGAGACGATAAATTATACAGTTCGTTCAAATAATGTTAAAAACCTAAAAACGACAAAATTAACAATGCAAGTAGAAAAGAATCAAGGTGCAATTGAAAATGTAATTGTTAACGATTCGGTTAAACAATATGGCGACGCACAAGTTTCAGTAACAACTGCACCAACAACTTGGGAAAACAAATTACAATATACGTTTACATTTACGTATTTAGGTGATAAAACATTACCTGAGGACCTACAGTTATTTAATTTTGACGTAAAAAGTCTAGATAAAAGCTATACTACAGAACCTTCAATTGGATGGGATTTCTATGGAACGACTATTGACCAATCAAATGTAGAAATGAAAAATGTTTTCACTTATATAGATAATTATTTTGTAAATGCAAAAGTTTCAAGATTAACTGGTTCAGTACAAATAGAAGGTGCGAAAAATCCAACTACAGGCGAATCGAATTATGCAATTGATCACAGGACATTAGGAACGAAAGTAACATTAACATCATTTGATGGAAAAGCTATACTTGAAGCACCAATTACATCAAAACAAGGTGATTATGTTTTTGATGGTATTAAGGCAGATACAAAGCCGTATACGATTAAAGTAGATGTTCCTGGACACTTTACAATGTATGAAACAGTAGACTACCTATTTGATGACATTCGTGGAGAATTAATAGGTAGATATTTCAGAGATTCTTTAAATGTTGCACCAGCTGGTGATGTTAATAAGGATGATGTAATCGATGTATTAGACGCAATCGAGTTACAAAAACATTGGGGAACTAATAATGTAGCTACAGATTTTAACTTCGATAAGATTGTTGATAAAAAGGATATGGATCTTCTTATTAATAACTATGAATTACAAAATAGTACAGTTCCAAATCCACCTAAAGCGAAAACTTCGTATAAAGGTTCTACATTAGATACTGTGTTAATTCAGTTAGGATTAAAATAATCCTAAGCTAGTTTCTATAATCAAATGAAGAACCATAATATGACTTACTATAGTAATTAAATAGGATCTTACGAAGCCTTAGCCCTGTATTTTAT from Paenisporosarcina sp. FSL H8-0542 encodes:
- a CDS encoding ABC transporter permease subunit, with translation MFIIKRLLLNKLFLSGFLTISGLLLVSTLYFFFFNDRIPTASLLYDSQGKPLPAPYSYKNFPPLGTDNFGRDLFIVMLVGAKYTIAAALIITFLRVFPSIWIGLIIHFFLQKIEKPLKSIADAFNYFPMTLLAFLLLNGILISEVEMILVDGALIKGPEPLPYLSRILFYFVIFALLFIPTNSILIANEVKSIYKKEFIESSRTLGASNWRIVTKHIKPFLVPQLAIIFLRDFIHTLILMSHLAVLGLFIGGYMRRGDLFGFTKQISNSNEWAGLLGMWWEFLWTSYPWIAFIPILFISLLILSAKGMMEGLTRVLAAVDSMREPVQKRIEIETIKGDRPFERIHLSNVKLIK
- a CDS encoding DUF4362 domain-containing protein, giving the protein MKNFTYINILLMLIILLVGCNTVGNDSIKGGTQKADRYKLEVKGVDNVDVLDTHGGVEGWEQMQGFYDNIQNGIASDLRIVHYTIEGAPIVTDLTYNGESLEVKNDYSRDTYGSGEIITNKCGNMVKEANDTNLSYIAIDCNCIPYGMDTILQISYDSSEQDLFEFELMYGEELENEINTLTKQAKKEITVNETEVMADFDLPPHIKQEVFKRLVFANYLAEKDLKAMCDIEDIMNYQLKVHINSGQRVFRWAACDQSVDGVKLTEVAEYIIEQSDKKQSVEPEIKVQGYVLEMTKDTMLIVEEINMLDFEWIKLNCLNQI
- a CDS encoding GNAT family protein, whose product is MFPILETERLVLRELIESDALDILNCFSNSDVLRYYGQNPLTSVDQVKQIVRNFSKNYDEKSGIKWGIEMKGTDGIIGTIGLQDWSKGHKRADISYALFPEHWGKGYATEAVSKVISYGFKELGLMRIGAVVFVENKASNELLTKLGFVKEGTLRNYMYQNDVPFDTDIYSLLK